The Podarcis raffonei isolate rPodRaf1 chromosome 2, rPodRaf1.pri, whole genome shotgun sequence genome window below encodes:
- the LOC128409086 gene encoding oocyte zinc finger protein XlCOF6-like: MECGKSFNESGKLRIHQGTHTGEKRFECIECGKSFSTSGKLRRHQRTHTGEKPFRCIECGKSFSRSDRLRIHQRIHMEKPFKCIECRKSFSKDEALRIHQRRHMGEKPFECRECDKSFSRSRALRLHQQTHTGEKPFECVNCGKSFSQSGYLRIHQQTHTGEKPFECIECGKSFSGSRYLRIHQRTHTGEKQFKCIECSKSFSQSGYLRIHQRTHTGEKPFECTECGKSFSESGRLRRHQRTHTGEKPFKCIECGKSFSRSGNLKIHQRIHTDKPFKCIECGKSFSQHGLLRIHQRTHTEEKPFECIECGKSFSRNGTLRIHQRTHTGEKPFKCIECGKSFSESGYLRIHQRTHTGEKPFECVDCGKSFSRSGYLRIHQRTHTGEKPFKCIECGKSFSEGGKLRKHQRTHTEEKPFKCMECGMIFSKNGRLRRHKLTHTQ; the protein is encoded by the coding sequence atggaatgtggaaagagcttcaatgaaagtggaaaacttagaatacatcaaggAACTCATACGGGAGAGAAACGATTTGAAtgtatagaatgtggaaagagcttcagtacaagTGGGAAACTTAGaagacaccaacgaactcacacaggggagaaaccatttagatgtattgaatgtggaaagagcttcagtcgaagtgatagacttagaatacatcaacgaattcacatggagaaaccatttaaatgtattgaatgtagaaagagcttcagtaaagatgaagcacttagaatacaccaacgaagacacatgggggagaaaccatttgaatgtaggGAGTGTGataagagcttcagtcgaagtaGGGCACTTAGattacatcaacaaactcacaccggggagaaaccatttgaatgtgtgaattgtggaaagagcttcagtcaaagcggatatcttagaatacatcaacaaactcatacaggggagaaaccatttgaatgtattgaatgtggaaaaagcttcagtggaAGTCGAtatcttagaatacatcaacgaactcacacgggggagaaacaatttaaatgtattgagtgcagtaagagcttcagtcaaagtggatatcttagaatacatcaacgaactcatacaggggagaaaccatttgaatgtactgaatgtggaaagagcttcagtgaaagtggacgtcttagaagacaccaacgaactcacacgggggagaaaccatttaaatgcattgaatgtggaaagagcttcagtcgtagTGGAAACCTTAAAATACATCAACGAATACACACggataaaccatttaaatgtattgaatgtggaaagagcttcagtcaacatGGACTCCTTAGAATACATCAGCGAACTCATACAGAGgaaaaaccatttgaatgtattgaatgtggaaaaagcttcagtaggaatggaacacttagaatacatcaacgaactcacacgggggagaaaccctttaaatgtattgagtgtggaaagagcttcagtgaaagtggatatcttagaatacatcaacgaactcacacgggggagaaaccatttgaatgtgtggattgtggaaagagcttcagtcgaagtggatatcttagaatacatcaacgaactcacacaggggagaaaccatttaaatgtattgaatgtggaaaaagcttcagtgaaGGTGGGaaacttagaaaacatcaacgaactcacacagaggagaagccattcaaatgtatggagtgtggaatgaTCTTCAGTAAAAATGGACGCCTTAGAAGACATAAGCTAACCCATACACAATGA